A single genomic interval of Carettochelys insculpta isolate YL-2023 chromosome 16, ASM3395843v1, whole genome shotgun sequence harbors:
- the LOC142021843 gene encoding deoxyribonuclease-1-like 2 produces the protein MVRCVQPACRMGFALALALACLLPSAATLRLGAFNIQSFGDSKLSSKGTAAVIVKILSRYDIVLVQEVRDADLSAVTNLLEQLNRASKHKYSYKVSKPLGRENYKEMYLFLYRTQAVSVVATYQYPDLSDTFSREPFIVKFSSPNSKVREFVLVPLHTPPSEAVSEIDALYDVYLDVIDKWGTDNIIFLGDFNADCSYVRKRDWASIRLRTSEVFEWLIPDSEDTTVGKSDCAYDRIVACGPKLKKSIVPNSAAVYDFQRTFELEEEEALAVSDHFPVEVTLKAP, from the exons atggt GCGCTGCGTCCAGCCTGCCTGCAGGATGGGGTTCGCGCTGGCCCTAGCCCTggcctgcctgctgccctccGCCGCCACCCTGAGACTCGGCGCCTTCAACATCCAGAGCTTCGGCGACAGCAAGTTGTCCAGCAAGGGCACCGCGGCCGTCATCGTCAAA ATCCTCTCGCGGTACGACATCGTCCTGGTGCAGGAGGTGCGGGACGCCGACCTCAGCGCTGTGACCAACCTCCTGGAGCAGCTCAACAG GGCATCGAAGCACAAATACAGCTACAAGGTCAGCAAACCTCTGGGCCGGGAGAACTACAAGGAGATGTACCTCTTCCTCTACAG GACACAGGCGGTGTCTGTAGTGGCCACGTACCAATACCCAGACCTGAGTGACACCTTCAGCCGGGAGCCGTTCATCGTGAAGTTCTCGTCCCCCAACTCGA AGGTGCGGGAGTTCGTGCTGGTGCCGCTGCACACACCCCCCAGCGAGGCTGTGTCGGAGATCGACGCCCTCTACGACGTCTACCTGGACGTCATCGACAAGTGGGGCACTGAC AACATCATATTCCTGGGAGACTTCAACGCCGACTGCTCCTACGTCAGGAAAAGGGACTGGGCCTCCATCCGCCTGCGCACCAGCGAGGTGTTTGAGTGGCTCATCCCCGACAGCGAGGACACCACCGTCGGGAAGTCAGACTGCGCCTACGACAG GATTGTGGCGTGCGGCCCGAAGCTGAAGAAAAGCATCGTGCCCAACTCTGCTGCCGTCTACGACTTCCAGCGCACGTTCgaactggaggaagaggag gccctggctgtcagtgaccACTTCCCTGTAGAGGTGACCCTGAAGGCTCCCTGA